A window from Enterocloster bolteae encodes these proteins:
- a CDS encoding sugar ABC transporter ATP-binding protein, producing the protein MEEYRLKIANMSKSFPGVKALDNIKLAVKPGSVHALIGENGAGKSTLMKCLFGLYHPDSGTIEIDGRVMDIKDPNDALKNGISMIHQELNPVPYRNVVDNIWAGRFQTKGIVVDENQMMEKTRNLLRDLDFDIDVTTFAKNLSVSQMQAIEIAKAVSYNAKIIIMDEPTSSLTVAETQHLFKIIDKLRKEGRSIIYISHKLEEIFEIADEITVMRDGQYIGTWDIKDITIDQLIGQMVGRKMNERFPLCEDARTDEVMLQVKNFTSADPRSFKNVSFDLHKGEILGIGGLVGAQRTELIEAIFGLRRIVSGELTVNGKTVVNHSPQDAIRNGFALLTEERRATGIIPMLSVWDNALTVAYKKLTGNVFGYIHTKKLFPSVDKVCTDLDVRMAGTKTLIKNLSGGNQQKVLIGRWLLANCDVIMLDEPTRGVDVGAKYEIYRIMQDLVKKGKAIIMVSSEMPELLGMSDRIMIMCAGKQTGILGKTEATQVEVMKYATQFEDKTKEGVSV; encoded by the coding sequence ATGGAAGAATACAGACTGAAGATAGCAAATATGTCTAAATCCTTCCCCGGAGTAAAAGCCCTTGACAATATTAAGCTTGCGGTGAAGCCTGGAAGTGTACATGCATTAATCGGCGAGAACGGGGCCGGCAAATCCACTTTGATGAAGTGTCTGTTCGGCCTGTATCATCCGGACAGCGGTACCATTGAAATTGATGGCCGGGTCATGGATATCAAAGATCCCAATGATGCGCTGAAAAACGGCATTTCCATGATTCACCAGGAGCTGAATCCGGTTCCTTACAGGAATGTGGTGGACAATATATGGGCGGGCAGGTTCCAGACAAAAGGCATTGTGGTGGATGAAAACCAGATGATGGAAAAGACCAGGAACCTGCTTCGGGATTTGGATTTTGATATAGACGTGACAACCTTTGCAAAGAACCTCTCCGTTTCACAGATGCAGGCAATTGAGATAGCAAAGGCTGTCTCATATAATGCAAAAATTATCATTATGGACGAGCCGACCTCCTCACTGACTGTGGCAGAGACACAGCATCTTTTTAAAATCATTGACAAGCTTAGAAAGGAAGGGCGCTCTATTATCTATATATCCCACAAGCTGGAGGAGATATTTGAGATAGCGGACGAGATAACAGTGATGCGGGACGGCCAGTACATAGGCACATGGGATATAAAGGACATTACCATAGACCAGCTGATAGGCCAAATGGTGGGAAGAAAGATGAACGAGCGATTTCCTTTGTGCGAGGACGCAAGAACAGATGAGGTGATGCTGCAGGTAAAGAACTTTACCAGTGCAGACCCGCGATCCTTTAAAAACGTGTCCTTCGACCTTCATAAGGGGGAGATACTGGGCATAGGCGGACTGGTGGGGGCACAGAGGACAGAGCTCATAGAAGCCATATTCGGCCTGCGAAGAATTGTAAGCGGGGAACTGACTGTCAATGGAAAAACAGTGGTCAACCATTCACCCCAGGATGCCATACGCAACGGCTTCGCCCTTCTGACAGAAGAGCGCAGGGCAACGGGAATCATTCCCATGCTGTCAGTCTGGGACAACGCCCTGACGGTTGCCTATAAGAAACTGACAGGCAATGTTTTCGGATACATCCATACGAAAAAACTGTTCCCCAGCGTTGACAAGGTGTGCACGGATCTGGATGTCCGCATGGCCGGGACAAAAACGCTTATCAAGAACCTGTCGGGAGGGAATCAGCAGAAGGTGCTGATTGGCAGATGGCTGCTGGCAAACTGTGATGTCATTATGCTGGACGAACCCACCAGGGGAGTGGATGTGGGCGCTAAATATGAGATATACCGAATCATGCAGGATTTAGTGAAAAAGGGAAAGGCGATCATTATGGTTTCCTCTGAGATGCCGGAGTTGTTGGGAATGTCGGATCGTATCATGATTATGTGCGCCGGAAAGCAGACAGGTATCCTTGGCAAAACGGAGGCTACCCAGGTTGAGGTGATGAAGTACGCCACCCAATTTGAAGATAAAACGAAAGAAGGAGTGTCAGTATGA
- a CDS encoding galactose ABC transporter substrate-binding protein, with protein sequence MKKSMNRFVCGLTAAVMMGTLTACSGGLGETKPAVPAGSESAGNSESAAQQGEAQAEMKATVIWRAFDDQFQSGFRIIMQNEAEKSGGITLDMQDAANDVSTANSKLEVALSKKTDVVAICAPDRESIENMMKKCDADGVPAVFFNMEPMEDTMNRYENIWYVGAQAKQSGEMCAQALINYWNDNKDIADKNGDGKLSLVILQGEIGQQDVTLRTDAYKETLEKNGIEYEILACDTANWDQAQALDKMNAWITAYGIDGIEGVLCNNDSMAMGAVQACINNGYNSGDAEKFVPIVGIDANIDALEAMKAGSLLGTVLNDRKSQSDAIINVIKAVHAGTEITEDVVGVNCTVDGKYVWVPYVIVDESNLSATLEDMLAVAQSE encoded by the coding sequence ATGAAAAAAAGCATGAACAGATTCGTATGTGGGTTGACAGCAGCCGTGATGATGGGTACATTAACAGCCTGCTCCGGCGGTCTGGGGGAGACAAAGCCGGCAGTTCCGGCAGGCAGTGAATCAGCCGGAAATTCAGAGAGTGCCGCCCAGCAGGGAGAGGCCCAGGCAGAGATGAAGGCCACTGTTATCTGGAGGGCCTTTGACGACCAGTTCCAGAGCGGATTCCGCATCATTATGCAGAACGAGGCTGAAAAGTCGGGCGGTATCACCCTGGATATGCAGGACGCGGCAAATGACGTATCCACGGCCAATTCCAAATTAGAGGTGGCCCTGAGCAAAAAGACGGATGTGGTTGCCATATGCGCGCCTGACAGGGAGAGCATTGAGAACATGATGAAGAAATGCGATGCTGACGGCGTGCCGGCTGTATTCTTCAATATGGAGCCGATGGAAGATACCATGAACCGCTACGAAAACATCTGGTATGTAGGCGCCCAGGCCAAACAGTCAGGCGAAATGTGCGCCCAGGCACTGATTAACTACTGGAATGACAATAAAGATATTGCAGATAAAAACGGGGACGGAAAACTTTCTCTGGTCATTCTTCAGGGAGAAATCGGCCAGCAGGATGTGACACTTCGCACAGATGCGTATAAAGAGACCCTGGAAAAGAACGGAATCGAATATGAGATTCTTGCCTGCGATACCGCCAACTGGGACCAGGCCCAGGCACTGGATAAAATGAATGCGTGGATTACCGCTTACGGAATCGACGGGATTGAAGGTGTCCTCTGCAACAACGACTCCATGGCTATGGGCGCGGTGCAGGCCTGCATCAACAATGGCTATAACTCAGGGGATGCTGAGAAGTTTGTTCCCATCGTGGGAATTGATGCTAATATCGACGCCCTGGAGGCAATGAAGGCAGGTTCCCTTTTGGGCACTGTGCTGAATGACAGGAAGAGCCAGTCTGACGCCATCATCAATGTGATAAAGGCAGTACATGCAGGAACGGAAATCACAGAGGACGTGGTAGGCGTGAACTGTACGGTTGACGGAAAATATGTATGGGTACCGTATGTGATTGTTGATGAAAGCAATTTAAGCGCAACCCTGGAGGACATGCTGGCAGTGGCCCAATCCGAATAA
- a CDS encoding class II fructose-bisphosphate aldolase — MKLSPMKDILEMAEERNIAYGAYVTVSYETALAAIEAGTELDIPVIFITGTDCCDLMGGFEGTVDTVKRAMKAADCKVPVALHLDHCRTYEECVQAIQAGYSSVMIDGSSLPFEENVALTKKVADYAHCYGITVEGELGKLVGEEGNFKVEGDPESAQTDPDQAKEFVERTGIDCIAVSIGTQHGVYVAAPHLNIERLKKIHDVVDVPIVLHGGSGTPKEQVQEAIRNGIRKINIATDVLIAVANSFEDMKQKPDFKYNTGMFVNSQACAREFIKGKMREFALMD, encoded by the coding sequence ATGAAATTATCACCGATGAAAGACATTTTGGAGATGGCTGAGGAGAGGAACATTGCCTATGGCGCATATGTGACTGTATCCTATGAAACTGCATTGGCAGCAATTGAGGCAGGTACAGAGTTGGATATTCCGGTCATCTTTATCACAGGTACGGACTGCTGCGATTTGATGGGCGGTTTTGAGGGGACTGTGGATACGGTTAAAAGAGCCATGAAGGCAGCTGACTGCAAAGTTCCTGTTGCGCTTCATCTGGACCACTGCCGTACATATGAGGAATGCGTACAGGCCATACAGGCCGGATATTCCTCCGTCATGATAGATGGCTCATCCCTTCCCTTTGAGGAGAATGTGGCGCTGACCAAAAAGGTGGCTGATTATGCCCACTGCTACGGAATCACGGTGGAAGGGGAATTAGGCAAGCTGGTGGGAGAAGAAGGAAACTTTAAGGTGGAAGGCGACCCTGAATCTGCCCAGACAGACCCGGACCAGGCAAAGGAATTTGTGGAGCGCACAGGCATTGACTGTATCGCTGTCAGCATCGGGACGCAGCACGGCGTATATGTGGCGGCTCCCCATCTGAACATTGAACGGCTTAAAAAGATACATGATGTGGTGGATGTTCCCATTGTGCTTCACGGCGGTTCGGGAACACCTAAGGAGCAGGTACAGGAAGCAATCAGGAACGGAATCAGAAAAATCAATATTGCCACAGATGTATTGATAGCGGTTGCCAATTCCTTTGAGGATATGAAGCAGAAGCCGGACTTTAAGTATAATACAGGCATGTTTGTCAATTCACAGGCCTGCGCAAGGGAGTTTATTAAGGGAAAGATGAGAGAATTTGCACTGATGGATTAA
- a CDS encoding carbohydrate kinase family protein, with protein sequence MVLSFGMMVCDTLLRPVDRDALSRDCTMIEKPIQACGGDALNTAIALSRLGIPVTMAGRVGDDLNGRFVLDQCRKLGMDVSHVVTDPVHATASSFALIEENGERHFLSDVTIFDEVDDSDLPEKAVENADIVYIGSACSFNRMNQGGLARILRRAKAHGRMTVMDAAINQRSVCSCWMDMFKEVLPYTDVFFPSYEEALAITGCREIPDISSAFKPMGLAYFGIKLGSKGCYATDFIRERYIECPRGIRAVDTTGAGDSFMAGLMAGLVNGLSFFESAGLAGSVASHSVQHMGAAGGILPYEDELYIYNHHKKLK encoded by the coding sequence GTGGTGCTTAGTTTTGGAATGATGGTGTGCGATACTTTGTTAAGGCCGGTGGACCGGGATGCCTTAAGCAGGGACTGCACCATGATAGAAAAACCGATACAGGCCTGCGGCGGGGACGCTCTCAATACAGCTATCGCATTATCACGTCTGGGCATTCCTGTCACCATGGCGGGACGGGTGGGAGATGACCTGAATGGAAGGTTTGTTCTGGACCAATGCAGGAAGCTGGGAATGGATGTTTCACATGTGGTAACAGACCCGGTCCATGCGACGGCATCCAGTTTTGCACTGATTGAGGAAAATGGAGAGAGGCATTTCCTGTCAGATGTGACGATTTTTGACGAGGTGGATGACAGTGACCTGCCGGAGAAGGCTGTTGAGAATGCGGATATTGTATACATTGGTTCTGCTTGCAGCTTTAACCGGATGAACCAGGGCGGACTTGCCAGAATCCTGAGGCGGGCCAAGGCACATGGCAGGATGACGGTCATGGATGCGGCTATTAACCAGAGGTCTGTCTGCAGCTGCTGGATGGATATGTTTAAGGAGGTTCTGCCCTATACAGATGTTTTTTTCCCAAGCTATGAGGAAGCATTGGCCATAACCGGATGCCGGGAGATACCGGACATCAGCAGCGCCTTTAAGCCCATGGGACTTGCCTATTTTGGAATCAAGCTTGGTTCAAAGGGATGCTATGCCACAGATTTTATCAGGGAGCGGTATATAGAATGCCCGAGAGGGATCAGGGCCGTGGACACCACGGGGGCAGGTGATTCCTTTATGGCCGGGCTGATGGCCGGCCTGGTCAACGGGCTTTCATTTTTTGAAAGTGCTGGATTAGCAGGCTCAGTTGCTTCCCACAGTGTCCAGCATATGGGGGCGGCGGGCGGTATACTGCCCTATGAAGACGAGTTGTACATATACAATCACCATAAAAAACTAAAATAA
- a CDS encoding GntR family transcriptional regulator, with product MTMFTKEINKDVPIPLYYQLKNIIKTDIENGTLKTGDTIPTEMEIMSHYNISRFTVRQAISELVNEGYLLRKTSKGTFVTEPNKKTSFIKSFEPFHQQIQELGKTPHTELLDMSVMKPDDRIRELLRLGTNDKVISLFRRRFADATPVVTIQNYLPYNLCHFVLSHDFKDVSLYNLFMSRPETCIDNTRTIVSAETATPEDVKLLEVKPGSPMLCFNNISTTSDGTIIDYAYAHYRGDMNKFEINESPK from the coding sequence ATGACCATGTTCACCAAAGAAATAAATAAAGATGTGCCCATCCCCCTTTATTACCAGCTGAAAAATATCATCAAAACAGATATTGAGAACGGCACTTTAAAGACCGGGGATACTATTCCCACTGAAATGGAAATCATGAGCCACTACAACATAAGCCGCTTTACGGTGCGCCAGGCCATCTCCGAGCTGGTAAATGAAGGTTACCTGCTGCGGAAAACCAGCAAAGGCACCTTTGTCACAGAGCCTAATAAAAAAACAAGCTTCATCAAGTCCTTTGAACCATTCCACCAGCAAATCCAGGAGCTGGGCAAGACCCCGCATACGGAACTGTTGGACATGTCCGTCATGAAACCGGATGATCGGATCAGGGAACTTCTGCGTCTTGGTACCAATGACAAGGTTATCTCCCTGTTCAGACGGCGTTTTGCGGATGCAACGCCTGTGGTGACAATCCAGAACTATCTTCCCTACAACCTCTGTCATTTTGTGCTGAGCCATGACTTTAAGGATGTTTCACTGTACAATCTCTTCATGTCACGGCCGGAAACCTGCATTGACAATACCCGAACCATTGTTTCCGCCGAAACAGCCACTCCCGAGGATGTTAAGCTGCTGGAGGTAAAGCCCGGCAGTCCCATGCTTTGCTTTAATAATATTTCCACCACCAGCGACGGTACCATAATTGACTATGCCTATGCCCATTACCGTGGGGATATGAACAAGTTTGAAATCAACGAAAGCCCCAAATAA
- a CDS encoding 5'-3' exonuclease, giving the protein MSERKFVIVDGSSLLSTCYYAVLPREIMFAKTDEEKEKHYGKILHASDGTYTNGIMGVLKAVVSLLKKQQPAYVAFVFDKTRDTFRRELYPDYKGTRSRTPEPLKQQFVLMERILEEAGFKVLYSDRYEADDYAGSLVYKFREQVPMVVMTKDHDYLQLVSDEYNVRAWMVQARQEKAEELCDKYYGLYGLDKASVNLPEKTFEFTAETVYSEEGVWPRQITDLKGIQGDTSDNIPGVRGVASAAPLLLGEYGTVEHIYEVIHEAEQDKKQLKELQDFWKNCLGISRSPYKSLTKTGEEGELCGEAAARLSKELATIKTDIPLDFELEDFSASCCREEVLKEWCRKLDIKTASVFGKS; this is encoded by the coding sequence ATGTCAGAAAGAAAATTCGTGATTGTTGACGGCTCATCCCTGCTGTCAACCTGTTACTATGCAGTGTTACCCAGGGAAATCATGTTCGCCAAGACGGACGAGGAAAAGGAAAAGCATTACGGGAAAATCCTCCACGCATCGGACGGGACCTATACCAACGGCATCATGGGGGTGCTGAAGGCCGTGGTTTCCCTGCTGAAAAAGCAGCAGCCGGCCTATGTGGCATTTGTGTTTGACAAGACAAGGGATACCTTCCGCAGGGAGCTGTATCCTGATTATAAGGGGACCAGAAGCAGGACACCGGAGCCACTTAAGCAGCAGTTCGTACTGATGGAGCGGATTCTGGAGGAAGCAGGTTTTAAGGTGCTCTACAGCGACCGGTATGAGGCGGATGACTATGCGGGAAGCCTGGTCTATAAATTCAGGGAGCAGGTGCCCATGGTGGTGATGACCAAGGACCATGATTACCTTCAGCTTGTGAGCGATGAGTATAATGTAAGGGCCTGGATGGTCCAGGCCAGGCAGGAAAAGGCGGAGGAGCTCTGCGACAAGTATTACGGGCTTTACGGCCTGGATAAGGCATCGGTGAACCTGCCGGAAAAGACCTTTGAGTTTACGGCTGAGACGGTGTATTCCGAGGAAGGAGTGTGGCCCAGGCAGATTACGGACCTGAAGGGAATCCAGGGCGATACCTCGGACAATATCCCGGGAGTCCGCGGCGTTGCCAGCGCAGCACCGCTTTTGCTGGGAGAATACGGCACCGTGGAACATATTTATGAGGTGATACATGAGGCGGAGCAGGATAAGAAGCAGCTTAAGGAGCTGCAGGACTTCTGGAAAAACTGCCTGGGAATCAGCCGTTCCCCCTACAAATCTTTGACCAAGACAGGGGAGGAAGGGGAACTGTGCGGGGAAGCCGCAGCCAGGCTGTCTAAGGAGCTGGCCACCATTAAGACCGACATACCCCTGGATTTTGAGCTGGAGGATTTTTCCGCATCCTGCTGCAGGGAGGAAGTGCTTAAGGAGTGGTGCAGGAAACTGGATATTAAGACTGCTTCTGTGTTTGGGAAAAGTTAA
- a CDS encoding O-acetyl-ADP-ribose deacetylase has translation MKNENNTVIGTVLGDITKITGMDAIVNAANSSLLGGGGVDGAIHRAAGKELLHECRLLGGCKTGQAKITKAYNLECRYIIHTVGPVWNGGTCGEQEKLASCYRNSLLLALENGVKRIAFPSVSTGIYHFPVGLAAETAIGTAREFAAEYPGELEQILWVLFDARTKLVYDTVLRKL, from the coding sequence ATGAAAAATGAAAACAACACAGTCATAGGTACTGTATTAGGTGATATAACGAAGATAACCGGAATGGATGCAATCGTCAACGCGGCCAACTCATCCCTCCTTGGAGGAGGAGGGGTGGATGGGGCTATCCACAGGGCCGCGGGAAAGGAACTGCTGCATGAATGCAGGCTGTTGGGCGGCTGCAAGACAGGACAGGCCAAGATTACAAAGGCCTACAACCTGGAATGCCGGTATATTATCCACACCGTGGGTCCTGTGTGGAACGGCGGCACATGCGGGGAGCAGGAGAAGCTTGCCTCCTGCTACAGGAATTCCCTTTTGCTGGCCCTGGAAAATGGAGTGAAGCGGATTGCATTTCCCTCTGTCTCCACCGGTATATACCACTTCCCGGTGGGGCTGGCAGCAGAAACCGCCATAGGAACTGCCAGAGAATTTGCGGCAGAGTATCCGGGTGAACTGGAACAGATTCTGTGGGTTCTCTTTGACGCCAGGACAAAACTGGTGTATGATACAGTTTTGAGGAAACTGTGA
- a CDS encoding macro domain-containing protein codes for MIQYYNGSIFDSKADILCHQVNCQGAFGYGIAGQVKKLFPEVEKTYKRITKQWIEKENGDTSKLLGRVSAQPVEKDGRWFLIGNLYGQDDYGRKKMVYTDYDALEKAMGEIRSFLEARGKNETVAFPYKIGCGSAGGDWNIVEDIIKRTFEGYSGEVQIWKYEE; via the coding sequence ATGATTCAATATTACAATGGCAGCATATTTGATTCAAAGGCAGATATTCTGTGTCATCAGGTGAACTGCCAGGGCGCATTCGGCTATGGTATTGCAGGACAGGTAAAGAAGCTGTTTCCAGAAGTGGAGAAAACGTATAAGCGGATAACGAAGCAGTGGATTGAAAAGGAAAACGGGGACACATCCAAGCTGCTGGGACGGGTGTCTGCCCAGCCGGTGGAAAAGGACGGACGCTGGTTTCTGATTGGCAATCTGTACGGACAGGATGATTACGGCAGAAAAAAGATGGTCTATACCGATTATGACGCATTGGAAAAAGCGATGGGAGAAATCCGGAGCTTTTTGGAAGCCAGGGGCAAAAACGAGACAGTGGCATTTCCCTATAAGATAGGATGCGGCAGCGCAGGAGGCGACTGGAATATAGTGGAGGATATTATTAAACGTACATTTGAGGGATATTCAGGTGAGGTGCAAATCTGGAAATACGAAGAATGA
- a CDS encoding helix-turn-helix domain-containing protein, whose protein sequence is MVQERIDLKNLFAEIRRKGSTSQVSRDLDVSMGNISDWKNGRSVPNAVSLVKLADYFGCSVDYLLGRTEHRDMI, encoded by the coding sequence GTGGTACAGGAAAGGATTGACTTGAAGAATCTGTTTGCGGAAATCAGGCGGAAGGGCAGTACCAGCCAGGTATCCAGGGATCTGGATGTATCCATGGGAAACATCAGCGACTGGAAAAACGGAAGGAGCGTGCCGAACGCGGTCTCACTGGTAAAACTGGCGGACTATTTCGGCTGTTCCGTGGATTATCTGCTGGGCCGGACCGAGCACCGGGATATGATATAA
- the upp gene encoding uracil phosphoribosyltransferase: protein MDNVMVFDHPLIQHKISILRNKATGTNEFRALIEEIAMLMGYEALRDLPLEDVEVETPIETCMTPMIAGRKLAVVPILRAGLGMVNGILALVPSAKVGHIGLYRDEVTHEPHEYYCKLPNPIEERTIIVTDPMLATGGSGVSAVDFIKEHGGKKIKFMAIIAAPEGLKRLHEAHPDVQIYVGHLDRCLNENAYICPGLGDAGDRIFGTK, encoded by the coding sequence ATGGATAACGTAATGGTATTTGACCACCCTTTGATTCAGCACAAGATTTCTATTCTGCGCAATAAAGCTACAGGAACCAATGAGTTCCGTGCCCTCATTGAGGAAATTGCCATGCTGATGGGCTATGAAGCCCTCCGCGACCTTCCTCTGGAGGATGTGGAGGTGGAAACTCCCATCGAGACATGCATGACCCCCATGATTGCCGGACGCAAACTGGCCGTGGTTCCGATTCTCCGTGCCGGACTTGGCATGGTAAACGGCATCCTGGCTCTGGTTCCCAGCGCAAAGGTAGGTCATATCGGTTTATACAGGGACGAGGTGACTCACGAACCTCATGAATATTACTGCAAGCTTCCAAACCCCATTGAAGAGCGTACCATCATCGTCACAGATCCCATGCTGGCCACTGGCGGTTCCGGTGTCTCAGCCGTTGACTTTATCAAGGAACACGGCGGGAAAAAGATTAAATTCATGGCTATCATAGCTGCTCCGGAAGGCCTTAAGCGTCTCCATGAAGCCCATCCCGATGTACAGATTTACGTGGGACATCTGGACCGCTGCCTGAATGAAAACGCCTATATCTGCCCCGGACTGGGAGATGCCGGAGATCGTATCTTCGGAACAAAATAA
- a CDS encoding UDP-N-acetylglucosamine pyrophosphorylase, translating to MKLEQMKIKELLDTSHTIAEKLFEGHEYPWEVLGDINGFIESLGASLPENEYKKIGKNIWIHKTAQMAPTTAMGGPMIIGPKVQIRNGAFLRGGVILGQHVVIGNSCEIKNSIIFDEAQVPHFNYVGDSILGYKAHMGAGAVTSNVKADKGLVKVHAEDGDVETGRKKFGAILGDHAEIGCNSVLNPGTVIGRNSNVYPLSSVRGCVPSDSIYKGQDNIVVKEAREVETEQEAPEAPEKGKGGLKVVK from the coding sequence ATGAAACTGGAACAGATGAAAATCAAAGAACTTTTAGACACAAGCCATACAATCGCTGAAAAGCTGTTTGAGGGCCATGAGTATCCATGGGAAGTTCTGGGTGACATCAATGGGTTCATCGAAAGTCTGGGCGCCAGCCTTCCGGAGAACGAATACAAGAAGATTGGAAAGAATATCTGGATTCACAAGACAGCACAGATGGCTCCCACCACTGCCATGGGCGGACCTATGATCATCGGACCAAAGGTACAGATACGCAACGGAGCCTTTTTAAGAGGAGGCGTTATCCTTGGACAGCACGTTGTCATCGGCAATTCCTGTGAAATCAAGAACTCCATCATCTTTGACGAGGCGCAGGTGCCCCATTTCAACTATGTGGGCGATTCCATCCTGGGCTACAAGGCACATATGGGAGCCGGCGCAGTGACCTCCAATGTGAAGGCTGACAAGGGTCTTGTAAAGGTTCATGCTGAGGATGGTGATGTGGAGACAGGACGCAAGAAATTCGGCGCCATCTTGGGCGATCACGCGGAGATTGGCTGCAACAGCGTGCTCAATCCCGGAACGGTCATTGGACGTAATTCTAATGTATACCCGCTGTCCAGCGTACGCGGCTGTGTTCCCTCTGACTCCATCTACAAGGGCCAGGACAACATCGTTGTAAAAGAGGCCAGGGAAGTGGAAACAGAGCAGGAAGCGCCCGAGGCACCTGAGAAGGGAAAGGGCGGGCTTAAGGTAGTAAAATAA